The proteins below are encoded in one region of Sulfolobus sp. A20:
- a CDS encoding mandelate racemase/muconate lactonizing enzyme family protein produces MNIDVFQVSIPYITDPISDFYNSWDVQLYVKVSDGENYGWGETLVAGSGIISAYSSVISDLIKPFIEEYYNNIKSLQEIESVLEKVMFTAGNCGVVTGAISSVEMALWALRAKQLKIKLTDLLGGKVRDSVKVYASFPRFSKVSELVKAVDTTFNRGFEIIKLHQSTSTVLDSLRSIRDKYKELKLAIDLNAPFDLTKAVEFVNKVARYEVEWVEEPLYPPNDYDTLSKLVKVSPIPISAGENEYTLHGFKKLLEAGISYLQPDVAKIGGISKFLQVLNLASAYNVKVLPHDRPDSSPISLIYTLNLALTNLNVDLVEYTISDFPSDLFPNLPVFKRGYVIPSEDIEINEEVLRKKYKYINRLRVLHFSDLEEKMKK; encoded by the coding sequence ATGAATATAGACGTTTTTCAAGTCTCAATACCTTACATCACTGATCCAATTTCTGACTTTTACAATTCTTGGGATGTACAATTATACGTTAAGGTAAGTGATGGGGAAAACTATGGTTGGGGAGAAACGTTAGTAGCTGGAAGTGGCATAATTAGCGCTTACTCCTCTGTAATAAGTGACTTAATAAAACCATTTATCGAAGAGTATTATAATAACATTAAGTCTCTTCAAGAGATTGAAAGTGTATTGGAGAAGGTTATGTTTACTGCAGGAAATTGTGGAGTAGTTACTGGGGCTATAAGCTCAGTCGAAATGGCTTTATGGGCATTAAGAGCAAAACAATTGAAGATAAAGTTAACAGACTTACTAGGTGGTAAAGTTAGAGATAGTGTAAAGGTTTATGCAAGCTTTCCCAGGTTTTCTAAAGTAAGTGAATTAGTGAAGGCTGTTGACACTACCTTCAATAGAGGCTTTGAGATAATTAAATTACATCAATCTACATCAACTGTTTTAGACTCCTTGAGAAGTATAAGGGATAAGTATAAGGAGTTAAAGTTAGCAATAGATCTAAATGCCCCATTTGATTTAACTAAGGCTGTTGAATTCGTTAACAAAGTGGCTAGGTATGAGGTGGAATGGGTTGAGGAGCCTTTATATCCACCAAACGATTATGATACTCTGAGTAAATTAGTTAAGGTTTCGCCTATTCCTATATCTGCGGGAGAAAATGAATACACTTTACATGGCTTTAAGAAACTCCTAGAGGCTGGAATATCGTACTTACAGCCGGATGTAGCTAAAATTGGAGGGATAAGTAAGTTCTTGCAAGTCTTAAACTTAGCCTCAGCGTATAACGTAAAAGTCTTACCTCACGATAGACCAGATAGCTCACCTATATCACTAATTTATACTCTGAACTTAGCGTTAACTAACCTTAACGTAGATTTGGTTGAATACACAATTTCTGATTTTCCATCTGACTTATTTCCTAATTTACCCGTTTTTAAGAGAGGCTACGTGATACCCTCAGAGGATATTGAGATTAATGAAGAGGTCTTGAGGAAAAAGTACAAATATATTAATAGGTTAAGAGTACTGCACTTCAGCGATTTAGAGGAGAAGATGAAGAAGTAA
- a CDS encoding cation transporter produces the protein MLSLSKINSASRVFLASSILIFSISLVEAIYGLIYNSSLLIVDSYHGFVDASMSLLFSITLKVAYKRNRKYWALYNLENLGVLISSAIILFLVIDYIRGVTEISVEVPYWLSIITWISALITFSIYYFERRYNWISVVKSDMIHSKLDFAMEIISGFAIISENLSFNLMVILSIVSFIIFDTFRELKEAIMSLIGANYNGPLKDEIFKALRKANINVLKIYVRRLGSFYMVYLIIGLPSNVTLRRAYKVRKKASKIAYSFNPVISVEVKIVPQKSIPQLVQIRD, from the coding sequence TTGCTTTCATTGTCAAAGATCAATTCAGCTTCCCGAGTGTTTTTAGCTTCAAGTATTTTGATTTTCTCCATATCATTAGTTGAAGCAATTTATGGTCTAATTTATAACTCGTCTTTATTGATAGTTGATTCGTATCACGGTTTCGTAGATGCATCTATGTCCCTATTATTTTCAATTACACTGAAAGTAGCTTATAAGAGAAACAGAAAGTATTGGGCGCTATATAACCTAGAAAATCTAGGAGTTTTAATATCATCAGCCATAATACTCTTCTTAGTAATCGACTATATAAGAGGAGTTACAGAAATAAGCGTTGAGGTTCCATACTGGCTTTCAATAATTACTTGGATATCAGCCTTGATAACGTTTAGCATATATTACTTTGAGAGACGATATAACTGGATCAGCGTTGTTAAAAGTGATATGATTCATAGTAAACTTGACTTTGCCATGGAGATAATAAGTGGCTTTGCCATCATTTCGGAGAACTTATCGTTTAACTTAATGGTTATACTTTCAATAGTCAGCTTTATAATATTTGATACTTTCAGGGAGTTAAAGGAGGCTATAATGTCTTTAATAGGGGCAAATTATAACGGTCCTCTGAAAGATGAAATCTTTAAAGCGTTAAGAAAGGCGAATATAAACGTACTAAAAATTTACGTTAGAAGATTAGGTTCATTTTATATGGTTTATCTGATAATTGGTTTACCATCTAATGTGACCTTGAGGAGAGCGTATAAGGTTAGAAAAAAGGCTAGTAAAATAGCTTACTCCTTCAATCCAGTGATCTCAGTTGAGGTAAAAATAGTACCTCAGAAAAGTATTCCTCAGCTGGTTCAGATTAGAGATTAG
- a CDS encoding site-specific DNA-methyltransferase → MIKVIFGDSRDMHEVSDKSIGLVLTSPPYYNAPFDFPDLFSSYEEYLQLLNDVGKEIYRVLDDGRAAVFVTSDVRIDGVLYPIVADLIKIMTNLGFKYQERIIWKKPEGYIRISRRSGVLIQHPYPLYYYPDNVYEDIVVFKKPGKFKASKLEESKIDVNRFQREKWYLNVWEITNVLPNNKYSKYTAPFPEELASRIIMLYSYVGDTVLDPFAGTGTTLYVAKILGRNAIGYEIDLELEEIIKERVGHPTLFDNNDVIFSKREDARNLRTKLREKIDKKLEEKSR, encoded by the coding sequence ATGATTAAAGTGATATTTGGAGATTCACGGGACATGCATGAAGTTAGTGATAAAAGTATAGGTCTTGTTCTTACTTCTCCTCCATACTATAATGCTCCCTTTGACTTTCCCGACCTCTTTTCTAGCTACGAGGAATATTTGCAGCTATTAAACGACGTGGGAAAGGAAATATATAGGGTATTAGATGATGGGAGAGCAGCCGTTTTCGTCACATCAGACGTGAGAATAGATGGTGTGCTCTATCCCATAGTGGCTGATCTAATAAAAATAATGACTAACCTAGGTTTTAAATACCAAGAGCGTATAATTTGGAAGAAGCCTGAAGGGTATATAAGGATAAGTAGGAGGAGTGGTGTTTTGATACAGCATCCTTACCCCTTATATTATTATCCAGACAACGTTTACGAGGACATTGTAGTCTTCAAGAAGCCGGGCAAATTTAAAGCATCAAAATTAGAGGAGAGCAAGATAGACGTTAATAGGTTCCAAAGGGAAAAGTGGTACTTAAACGTTTGGGAAATAACTAACGTTTTACCTAACAACAAGTACTCAAAATATACTGCTCCCTTCCCTGAAGAACTTGCAAGTAGAATTATAATGCTATACTCATACGTTGGGGATACAGTCCTTGACCCGTTTGCTGGAACTGGAACAACGTTATATGTAGCAAAAATATTGGGTAGAAATGCAATAGGATACGAAATTGATTTAGAACTAGAAGAAATAATAAAAGAGAGGGTGGGGCATCCAACTCTTTTCGATAATAATGATGTAATATTTTCGAAGAGAGAAGATGCGAGAAATCTTAGAACTAAATTGAGGGAGAAAATAGATAAGAAGTTGGAGGAGAAGTCAAGGTGA
- a CDS encoding PIN domain-containing protein, translating to MRLAVLGSDKLVTPTNAILTEVFTGILPDEIYILSEDSKNQQKIPLISQMLSLFGKEVKVKSEVVGEGVEKWRNYVSNLDVDIADITPGRKYMAISVYAYSKANEVRYVYIKNESQGYKVFGYIPFDQVKVIDVRQGTQVPFNPIDVKKGKDTYDLSDDSIRALINIYSLLGEVKIVIDGIEVNDLREYVKESEAYKRGENEVLLCATRAGLLRYKEEEDIVKKARQGSFFVADTNVYIKLGTRISNLIYDREYGRRLLPTRTIFNEIDNYAKSTQKGEKQVIFQLASYTFRSLHAPPLATESNNVGDVEFVNETKKLKGELDHVTLITADQGVANSAKSRGVDVIFLDKLTDGNLDGIGEFLHCLSIFRKRIEIKVNNKSMGEILNQKVIDPKAKVKDHTNYAYLLELEEQFLK from the coding sequence GTGAGACTTGCTGTTTTAGGATCAGATAAGTTGGTTACTCCAACTAATGCTATTCTAACTGAAGTGTTTACCGGGATATTGCCAGATGAGATTTACATCTTATCAGAGGATTCTAAAAATCAACAGAAGATCCCATTAATAAGTCAAATGCTCTCATTGTTTGGCAAAGAGGTCAAAGTTAAAAGCGAAGTCGTAGGAGAGGGGGTGGAGAAGTGGAGAAATTACGTATCAAATTTAGATGTTGATATAGCTGATATTACGCCTGGAAGAAAATATATGGCGATTTCAGTTTATGCATACTCTAAGGCTAATGAAGTTAGGTATGTCTACATAAAGAATGAAAGTCAAGGGTATAAGGTATTTGGATATATACCGTTTGATCAAGTAAAAGTAATAGATGTAAGGCAAGGTACTCAAGTGCCATTTAATCCCATAGATGTGAAAAAAGGTAAAGATACTTATGATCTTTCAGATGATTCAATAAGAGCGTTAATAAACATTTACTCCCTTTTAGGTGAAGTTAAGATAGTTATAGACGGTATCGAAGTTAATGACCTAAGAGAATACGTGAAGGAGAGTGAGGCGTACAAAAGGGGAGAGAATGAAGTTCTATTGTGTGCTACGCGGGCTGGTTTGCTAAGATATAAGGAAGAGGAAGACATAGTAAAAAAAGCAAGACAAGGTTCTTTCTTCGTTGCTGATACAAACGTATATATCAAATTAGGTACGAGAATAAGTAATTTAATTTATGATAGAGAGTATGGCAGAAGGCTATTGCCAACGAGAACTATATTCAATGAAATTGATAATTATGCTAAAAGTACTCAGAAGGGAGAAAAACAAGTAATATTTCAATTAGCTTCATACACCTTTAGATCCTTACATGCTCCTCCCTTAGCTACGGAAAGTAATAATGTAGGAGATGTAGAATTTGTAAATGAGACTAAGAAATTGAAGGGTGAATTGGACCACGTTACGTTAATAACGGCAGATCAAGGCGTAGCTAATTCAGCTAAGAGTAGAGGGGTAGACGTTATATTCTTGGATAAATTAACAGATGGAAATTTAGATGGGATTGGTGAGTTTCTCCACTGTTTAAGCATTTTTAGGAAGAGAATTGAGATAAAAGTGAATAATAAGTCAATGGGAGAGATATTAAATCAAAAGGTAATCGATCCTAAGGCAAAAGTTAAAGATCATACGAATTATGCATATTTACTTGAGCTAGAGGAACAATTTCTTAAATAG
- a CDS encoding AAA family ATPase, which yields MYGKWLNTRKAIGFDLDSYEDENIQKIIDFIKKAVEKKNFYLCFFEGGIEHWINSIKYSLEGEIGYTLWGDPGENKGQDEMTGFSFATLVNKYREGHIKIENGAVKLAPDIHPLIGVFYATKKDSGEKSGVLGFGIVTDIDFDVYRNFKGWKEDNDKLWLVRFRIKVLYLNDSIRNNLGNPDKWSGDNIEGFAGFRTNQCFDVNKNNSIVNVLMPYIQDKLDQGVRTTLELYRSPQDNKTKTTQLQVLECKENGFKPDYNSLYLNIDKYSDISNPLDFIKTAMSVGNVLFVGPPGTGKTTLATYLVRELVGDNKECYTVTTANSLWFRRHVIGGESLYEKGVIWRSGLFIRAYNKASKITGDGLYFVVIDEINRADVDKAFGELFTMFSSFNPDEWKIPSSLIDEIKSYGSSIDGEAGEFLENYKNNGDSPLRKIRIIATMNLVDVKNLFYLGEAILRRFTIFNFGYPNEAEDVEKFAENLDQNEKKDITDIVKKLRKEFNNDGELSTEGITFNISPASVRKALLLYSKLPKDKRNVDTFIWLLRSSLGTIDSRIIDKFDEIIRRR from the coding sequence ATGTATGGAAAGTGGTTAAACACTAGAAAAGCAATAGGTTTTGATCTTGACAGCTACGAAGATGAGAATATTCAAAAGATAATAGATTTCATAAAGAAAGCAGTGGAAAAAAAGAACTTTTACCTATGCTTCTTCGAAGGCGGTATAGAACATTGGATCAATTCAATAAAGTATTCCCTAGAAGGAGAGATCGGATATACCTTATGGGGAGATCCAGGGGAAAACAAGGGACAAGATGAGATGACAGGTTTTAGTTTTGCCACTCTAGTAAACAAGTATCGTGAGGGTCACATAAAAATAGAAAATGGAGCTGTGAAATTAGCCCCTGATATTCATCCATTGATTGGCGTATTTTACGCCACTAAAAAAGACTCTGGCGAAAAGTCTGGAGTCCTCGGCTTTGGTATAGTAACTGATATTGATTTTGACGTCTACAGAAACTTTAAGGGATGGAAAGAGGATAATGATAAGCTATGGTTAGTTAGGTTTAGGATCAAAGTTCTCTACTTGAATGACTCAATACGAAATAATTTAGGTAACCCCGATAAGTGGAGTGGTGATAATATAGAGGGATTTGCCGGGTTCCGTACAAATCAATGCTTTGATGTGAATAAGAATAATAGTATCGTAAATGTATTAATGCCTTATATTCAAGATAAATTAGATCAAGGAGTTAGGACTACGTTAGAGTTATACCGTTCTCCACAAGATAATAAGACTAAAACGACTCAATTACAAGTACTAGAGTGTAAGGAAAATGGCTTTAAACCAGACTATAACTCGCTCTATCTCAATATAGATAAATACTCTGACATTAGTAATCCATTAGACTTTATCAAAACGGCTATGAGTGTGGGAAACGTATTATTTGTAGGACCCCCTGGCACTGGTAAAACGACTTTAGCTACTTACTTAGTGAGAGAACTGGTCGGGGATAATAAGGAATGTTACACTGTAACCACTGCAAATTCGTTGTGGTTTAGGAGACACGTGATAGGCGGAGAAAGTCTGTATGAGAAGGGAGTGATATGGAGGAGTGGGCTATTCATACGGGCTTACAACAAGGCAAGTAAGATAACCGGAGACGGCTTATACTTTGTTGTCATAGATGAGATTAACAGAGCTGATGTTGATAAGGCTTTTGGGGAATTATTTACAATGTTTTCCAGCTTTAACCCTGACGAGTGGAAGATACCTTCATCACTAATAGATGAGATAAAGAGTTATGGATCATCAATTGATGGTGAGGCTGGTGAATTCTTAGAAAACTACAAAAATAATGGGGATTCACCATTACGGAAGATAAGGATTATAGCTACAATGAACCTTGTTGACGTTAAGAACTTATTCTATTTGGGAGAGGCTATCTTGAGGAGGTTTACAATATTTAATTTTGGATATCCAAATGAAGCTGAGGACGTGGAGAAATTTGCTGAAAACCTTGATCAAAATGAAAAGAAAGATATAACTGACATAGTTAAAAAGTTAAGGAAAGAGTTTAATAATGATGGGGAGCTGAGTACTGAGGGAATAACTTTTAACATTTCTCCAGCTTCCGTAAGAAAGGCGTTACTCTTATACTCCAAATTACCAAAAGATAAACGCAACGTTGACACCTTCATTTGGCTACTGAGATCTTCATTAGGTACGATCGATAGTAGGATTATCGATAAGTTTGATGAGATAATCAGAAGGAGGTAA
- a CDS encoding type II toxin-antitoxin system VapC family toxin, with product MSKYLFDASSIINLMKRGTVTLLADGETLDLALYEAINAIWKEYSKLKVISKDLSKRYIRVVRRVMEVIPINIIKGLEEEVFDLASKEDLTIYDASYLLIAKRKNLVLVTDDNVLRSKPVVSSFSERIKFIQLHTNIFYIMQDVGMYPERLA from the coding sequence TTGAGTAAGTACCTATTTGACGCAAGTTCTATTATAAACCTGATGAAAAGGGGCACTGTTACACTCTTAGCTGATGGAGAGACGTTGGACCTAGCCCTATATGAGGCTATTAATGCTATATGGAAGGAATACTCAAAGCTAAAGGTAATCAGTAAGGATTTGTCCAAAAGGTATATTAGAGTAGTAAGAAGGGTGATGGAGGTAATACCTATTAATATAATAAAGGGTCTAGAGGAAGAGGTGTTTGACCTAGCCTCAAAGGAGGATTTAACGATCTATGACGCATCTTATTTATTAATTGCTAAGCGCAAAAACCTTGTATTAGTAACAGATGATAACGTGCTGAGAAGTAAACCCGTGGTAAGCAGTTTCAGTGAGAGAATTAAGTTTATACAACTCCATACTAATATTTTTTACATAATGCAAGATGTGGGTATGTATCCCGAAAGGCTTGCATAG
- a CDS encoding ATP-dependent endonuclease — translation MEKAIYCGNIYSWINICDKVKGEVIRLNYQSVLEWINKHGKGSYLIFGTDVIPFTIFNYPESPIERTPIFEYMNRGGRVIWAGDVPFFYIEKRGSKVASMGTGDIFGHVGYLNDKPVFRSVENSIVGELLGYQPVESFRPMIALQQLIPISYHMEGDEIYYSTWISMIGNSGGAFVRVYDSRYVNVDYLLSLPERLEDLGEGIRILNFKKFDKKIDIKLPKFKVLVILGDNNVGKTTILEALDFLSSNNHINKIAEYRNTSPQEVEKLIRQDTIIEVFINWKYALRRGRTLLSNMDFQLILPRMSEDIEKINISVEQLKEISKRVKDNIDRRIHYIYLTVEGQEKKKVLRVLFEDLSDIRLDDLGQGYRSLIYFLLNYFTKPYDLVMIDDMEAFAMHPELLKKVVKILLGLESKFIITTQSMDIEYYIGNVAVYEEKSDMVYYLLLKSDGSYEIYNADEALKEMDFIDLRYKAIQREGK, via the coding sequence ATGGAGAAAGCAATCTACTGTGGCAACATTTACAGCTGGATTAACATTTGTGATAAGGTCAAGGGTGAAGTTATAAGGCTAAATTACCAGTCAGTTCTCGAATGGATAAATAAGCACGGTAAGGGCTCTTACTTAATTTTCGGCACGGACGTCATCCCTTTCACGATCTTCAATTATCCTGAGAGTCCAATAGAGAGGACTCCCATATTTGAGTACATGAATAGGGGAGGAAGGGTGATATGGGCAGGAGACGTACCATTTTTCTACATCGAGAAACGTGGGTCTAAAGTTGCCAGTATGGGGACTGGGGACATATTTGGACATGTTGGGTACCTTAACGATAAGCCCGTATTTAGGAGTGTTGAAAATAGTATCGTAGGGGAACTATTAGGATACCAACCAGTTGAGTCATTTAGACCTATGATTGCCTTACAACAACTTATTCCAATAAGCTACCATATGGAAGGGGATGAAATTTACTACTCGACATGGATAAGTATGATAGGAAATAGTGGTGGTGCCTTCGTGAGGGTTTATGATTCAAGGTACGTTAACGTTGACTATCTGTTATCTTTACCCGAAAGACTGGAAGATCTAGGAGAGGGGATAAGGATACTAAATTTTAAGAAGTTTGATAAGAAGATAGACATCAAACTACCTAAGTTTAAAGTGTTAGTAATACTAGGAGATAATAACGTTGGAAAGACTACTATATTAGAAGCTTTAGATTTCCTTTCTTCTAATAATCATATAAATAAAATAGCCGAATATAGGAACACGTCCCCACAAGAAGTTGAAAAGTTAATAAGGCAAGATACGATAATTGAGGTTTTTATAAACTGGAAGTATGCGTTGAGGAGAGGGAGAACTCTATTAAGTAACATGGACTTTCAGCTTATCTTGCCTAGAATGTCCGAGGATATAGAAAAAATAAACATTAGTGTTGAGCAGTTAAAAGAGATTTCTAAGAGGGTTAAAGACAACATTGACAGAAGGATTCACTACATCTACTTAACAGTGGAGGGGCAAGAAAAGAAGAAGGTCCTTAGAGTACTTTTTGAGGACTTGTCTGACATCAGATTAGACGATCTTGGACAAGGTTATAGGTCATTAATTTACTTCCTTTTAAACTATTTTACAAAGCCTTACGATTTAGTCATGATTGACGACATGGAGGCATTTGCAATGCACCCAGAGTTATTGAAGAAAGTGGTAAAGATACTTTTAGGCTTGGAGTCTAAGTTTATAATAACTACTCAAAGCATGGATATTGAATATTATATTGGAAATGTGGCAGTATATGAGGAAAAGAGTGATATGGTCTATTATTTATTACTGAAAAGTGACGGTAGTTATGAGATATATAATGCGGACGAAGCCCTTAAAGAGATGGACTTTATAGATTTAAGGTACAAGGCTATACAGCGAGAGGGCAAGTAA
- a CDS encoding enoyl-CoA hydratase/isomerase family protein gives MMKVIYEKRGEVAWIIFNRQEKINALDKESWILLSQHLRNADKDEEVKAVILTGKGRAFSAGDDIHAMYELKTYEEAVDFFNSLFQAIDSLITLTKPLICLVNGLAYGGGCEILLFCDITIALKEAKFSIPEGRLGLIPPMAISVGYNALGRVINRLVLTGEEIDSQEAKNIGLVDYVVENLDEGLNKVMEMLNRVSPTSILTMKRWLMRSKRDEVEKAVKELTLLSLSEEAKRRMYEFIKSREKSKRV, from the coding sequence ATCATGAAAGTGATTTATGAGAAGAGGGGAGAAGTGGCTTGGATAATTTTCAATAGACAAGAGAAAATTAACGCTTTAGATAAGGAAAGCTGGATTTTATTATCTCAACACTTGAGGAACGCTGATAAAGATGAGGAAGTCAAAGCTGTAATCTTGACTGGCAAAGGTAGGGCTTTCAGTGCGGGAGATGACATTCATGCCATGTATGAGTTGAAGACTTATGAGGAAGCGGTAGACTTCTTCAACTCTCTATTCCAGGCTATAGATTCACTAATCACCCTCACTAAACCTTTAATATGCCTCGTTAATGGTTTAGCCTATGGAGGAGGCTGTGAAATCTTACTCTTTTGCGATATTACAATAGCGTTAAAGGAAGCTAAGTTTTCAATCCCGGAAGGTAGATTAGGCTTAATCCCTCCAATGGCTATCAGTGTAGGTTATAACGCTTTAGGCAGAGTCATAAATAGGTTGGTATTAACAGGAGAGGAAATAGATTCCCAAGAAGCTAAAAACATTGGCTTGGTCGATTACGTTGTTGAAAACTTAGATGAAGGATTGAACAAAGTAATGGAAATGCTAAATAGGGTAAGTCCTACATCCATACTGACGATGAAAAGATGGTTGATGAGGAGTAAAAGAGACGAGGTCGAGAAAGCTGTGAAAGAGTTAACATTATTATCACTAAGTGAAGAGGCTAAAAGAAGGATGTATGAGTTCATAAAGTCGAGAGAGAAAAGTAAAAGGGTATAA